The sequence AaagatgtgtgctgagcccctcctcttcactctgacccaagactgcacaccgtcacacaactccaacctcttcattaagtttgcggatgacatgactgtggtgggtctcattaacaacaaagatgagacaaactacaggagcgaggtgagccacctggccgggtggtgcagtgacaaaaatctctctctgaatgtggagaagacaaagaagattgttgttgacttcaggagagtgcacactcaacatgctcctctgaccatcaatggtgcaactgtggagagagtgagcagtagggctgtgcgattaatcgaaatcgtaataaaatcgcgatttgagCATGCATGATTTTCCACAAAAATcacctcccgcagtatgctatctGAACTAATAAGAATGCAGCGCGCCTAAGTGGAGCGCGAGAGCAGAACAGACTGGGAATATGTCTAACTCTAGGttcacatagtttttttttttttgagcacatGTTAACAgatcagaacgttcacactgcatgcggtaaaagatgtgaacagaaaaggttagaaatagaaaggtgcaaaaatatttattatttagcgcatgagcatagagagagttgtgagtgcacaagACACAGGTTGCGCGAGAGGAGACACATTTTAAGTGCACGTGTATCTGAGTGTATTTTTTGTGACAGCgcaaggaaatctgcgtgcgagcgGAGAGATTCCCACTcgcatattattttaatgtgctttcgcattAAAATAACgcgctctcgctgctgcttctgctccgcatacacatactgtatacaccctgcaaacggagtatgtgtgaacctgtaatgtataacaaatatatatttcttaatatatatatatataaaaaaaaaaaacgtcacaTGGCGTGGCtttgcgttctatactagactaaacgagacttgtcatggcacttgtatactgttgttgcttgtggacctgactgcttctattgttctcatttgtaagtcgctttggataaaagcatctgctaaatgattaaatgtaaatgtaaatatttcaacacctgaggcaccgctacaatgagctctatgaccaatggaagaaaaaaaaaaaaaccctggacacaagttttattttattttattaatttatttttttgctatatgGCTAgtcattttgtttgacatctttacttagtgattattttgatttatgtctgttctagagacatgttacaactttttgattaaGCTCTCGTTGGTTTTCTTCaggaaatatttttcaaatttatactcaatgcatttatgactgtaaaacatgtctgtgtgtgtcaaaattgtgattaaaatcgaatttgctaaatttaacaaaaaatcgTGAAaggtttttttgtccatatcgcacagccctcgtgagcagcaccaagttcctgggagTGTATAGTAAAAGCACCTGAggagatcattggtgtctctctcccctccctccaggacatttatggaacctgtctcacccgcaaagccctctgcatcgcaggtgatcccacccacccgaCACagagcttcttcagtctgctgccatcagggaggagactgcgccTTGCCCCACTTCCCTCTTTTTTCTCATGCACCACTGAACTCTAAACCTCAGTCCCCAGCTCCCACTAACACACTGGGACCTGCACcagacactttgtgcagcattggtctgctcactacctcattcagcagtTAAATGACCTCATCCAACTACCTCTTCTGtcaatttaaataaagaactgctctctgagATTTTTGAcaatttaatcagactgaataagctcttTTCCATTAGTCattatatctgcactgtttgaGTCACTGGTTTGCATTTTATCTGCCATGCTGCTTTACttatatttctttttacataacctatttgtatatttgtatagtttgtattttattatctgtatttaagGTATCAGTATGCACAAAGGCCAGAtagtaacgcaatttcaattctcttaTGCATGTATTGTACATGTGGACTTGACACTACACTCATGTTTGGGGTAAAATAAGGTTTTCACcctaatgaaataatttttactaCAAGCAGAATAAATGATCCCGGCTAATTTAATATTGTCACAGTGTAAACACTAACGCAGTTTGTTCTCCAGTTTAAGGTTTTTCACCAGTGTGAATTATCTGGTGCTGTTTCAGTTGATGATCTGAACTAAAGGTCTTCTCACACTTTAAGCACGCATGAATCTTCACACCACTGTGTCTTTTCTGGTGTACTTTTAAATCATCCAGCCATATaaagctctttccacacaaagTACACAGGTGAGGCTTCTCCTCTGAATGAATTTTTAGGTGCTTCTTCAAGTATGAGGCCCTAGCAAATATTTTACCGCACTGATCACATTTATATCCTCTTTTTTCTGAATGAGACTGCTGATGTACTTTAAGACCGTACGCTTGTGTAAAACTCCTCCCACACTGATCGCATGCATacggtttttctccagtgtggatacTCTCATGTACCTTTAGATgtcctgattgtttaaatctcttttcacagtgtgaacacttgtaaggtttttctccagtgtggattctctGATGCAGTTTCAGTACGGCAAGAGTAGCAAACGCCTTCCCACAATCAAAGCACACGTGATCCTTCTCACCGCTGTGTGTTTTCTGGTGTAATTTAAGAGCTTCTGCTTGTATAAAACTCTTCCCACATTTGTCAcatgtgtatggtttctctccagtatgagtTTTCATGTGATACGTAACACCTTTCTTGGAcaagaaactctttccacattgagagcagctgaaagattTTTTGCCTCTTGTTTGCTGTGAGCAACTCAAAGATTCATCTTCAGTTTCGACTTGATGTTTCTCCTCTGCTTCATTCAGTTCTTTGCTCTCCTCACTCTCTTCCTTCaagcctaaaattaaaattaatattcaaagttaatttttgtttaaaaaaataaaaaaaacatgatagaaATGAGAAAGGAAAGGACATTTGCTACAGTTGTTACACAAAATGATGATTATGTGCATTTCATGCCAATAGTGGACATGCCTATGTGAGCCAGACTCAGTCACATTTCTACAGTAAACtccaggggtctcatttataaacctTACGTATGCACAAAATGGCATAATATGGGTGATTCTCGCGAATTTAGACTTATGAGGCGTCATGAAACATTTTGATGCTAAAAGTAAATGCTATCAAAATAAAAAGGATACAGCTATAAACATCTCTTCATCTACTATTTTGCACATGATTTCAAATGACATCATAAATAACAACTTCTTTTTTCACATTTCAGGGAAAATTTCTCATTACCGCAACGTGTCCATGACTGGATTTGGGTTTGAGGTggaattttttataataaaaaaatataaataataaaaagcttcAGTGCATGTTATACtataaacatttacagtaaataaacatgtgGTATTTGGTGATCATTGGTAAATGTAGTAAAATTAATAAGGCATATAAATGTGTCCAAGACCAATTTTCTCATCCTCCGCAACAATTTTCAATCATTGTTTAAGTCGTCAAGGAAGTAACATTTTCAAGGAGTTTTGTTGGAAGGGACATAATTGACTGTGACACTCAAGATGGCTAACAGGTAagcagttcttttttttcttttctccagaTAAAAGTTAACATTTTGTTTGTCATAGTACCTACACAACTTTTTAGTTCTCATTACCGAAACATGAGTTTgtgaagtttaaaaaaatgttgccattaaaatattttgattactATATACCCCATTATGGTCTAAATATAAAAAGAGGGGGAAAGTTTAGCTAACCCTCATTTAGTTTCCACAGTAAGCAAAAATGTTTAAGGTCGCTCATCCTCAACACCATTATCATTCACCGCAACAATTTAGGGCCTGTTGCGATGGAGATACTAAATGTTTCGGAAATTAGAAACAGACTTATGAAGGAGGAACGTGCACTAAAAATCTTGCTAATTTCAATATAACTTGATATGTGCCTTAAACACTTCTTGAACAGATTGCGTAAACAAAATAGATATTACAACCCCCGCAGCAGGGGtcactaattttttatttttattaagtgctTCCACAATAAACAGTATAGGCCATCtactataaatgtaatattatttaatatttttactgtaaaacaatgCATCTATATGTCTTTTTTACGAAATGTTACATTCAATCAAGATggatattgtatatttttttacaggCAAGCATCAGTTGAAAAGAAAAGGGCATCAGCGAAAGACAGGCTGGCAAAGCATAGGGAAAAATATACAGTAATCCAGTGTTACTTGATGAGTACAGATGAAAGGAAAGAGAAAGGTCAGGGGACAgggtgacaaacacacacacacacacacctaccatTCCTAAATGAAAAATTGTGTGCAATTTTGATCATAATCCAAAGTTTGTATTTATGTCAGTGCTTACTGCATTTCAcctttcatgattttttttttctttttcaggtatCGGAAATGTAAAGAAAATGGTAAAATTAAGACACCTCAGGACCTCACAAGTAGACcgcatgagagaaaaaaaaaattggaagacAAATTCagcaaaatattacagaaaaaaaagcaagaggAATCACTTCTAGATCTAACCCCAACATCCTCATTAGGTGAGACAGAAAATTCCTTTGGAAATGAAGAAAATAACAGACAGGAACTAGACACAAATAAAGATTGGTACAAAGCAGTCGTTCCAgttgtttgttttagttgtttgaccaACTCATAAATCGAGTTGCTGCTATTCAAGTTCTTCACATTAAATTATTCTCAGAAAAAGTTGTGTGGTTCAATGTCAGGACCAGAGTGTTTTAGCTAAACTAAAATCTTTTTACAAGAGCACATGATgctgttacatttaaatgtttctcaAGACCACATGGTGATTTAAACTTACAAACAACatgattacataatttaattaacaataaacataattttcctgtgatgttatttttttaatgacagcgaGGAGTGCTATAGGGGcacaataattaatctttaaactaaactacagACCACATGTTATGAGAAATATTTTAGCGAAAATAATAATCTATGATGCACACTTACTGCGATATCATGACGGACACTGCTGGATTACTGTACAACTACAGCTCCACGGAGGTGTTAATGTCGGGTAAATTCATCTCTACAACATTATCGAAAATTCCACTATATTTGAAAGACATAACTAGGAGAAAACGGTAAGATTCCTTTTTACAACACTTTTGTCAGTGATGAGCCGAATCAGACAATACATTGCAATAAATATGGGCTTAACAGTTTTAACTGAAATAGCTTAAATGTTTAtcttatcagcaaaactgcatacatttaatatgaaataattgaAATTCAATTTGGCCAGTGTAAAAGAATGAGATCATCTCAAATATATCTGAGAACtacttttgtttttatggatattttcatatatttattccaaaacataGCAAGGATACTCTTTCCCTACTTTTGCTGTGGTGTCAGATGCGTGTGAATATGCATGTAAATGATATGCAGAATAGGTAATGCATAGTAAAACAAGGCgttgtaagctccatatatggtgatttcgGGGAGGAGTCAGGGTGGACATGCACGTATGCACAATCTTCCAATGACTGGGATTTATAATGGGATTTTTGCAAAGGTTCTGGCATgcgcatggttttataaatctgaaaactttaGTGCGTACACAAAATTTAGCTTTTGTGCATATgtacacttttaggatgaaatctacggagagttttataaatgagaccccagggCAGGGCAGGGCCGGGGTCAAAGAggttgtttattataataaaaatttgaaaatatagtTGATatagtagtttatttatttttattttttattaaaatagaccTGTTCCTCTGATTGGTTGCATTGCGGCATCTCATGCGTCATTACGACTTTAGCATATTGATGTGACTTAATGCTACTAGCATTGAGTTTTTTCACAGCATTTTATTGATCGCTTAAAATGTGGATATTAGAAAATGGCTCGTCAGTTCTGCTTCTGCAAAGCCTTATTAGCACCCTGCCTTCTCATCCAGCATTGCCTACACACTCTGACATTATACAAACACCGGTTGGCTCAAACTCAGAGATTAAGGCTAATGAGACACGCGCTGCCTTCAGCTTTTTTTAAAAGGTAAGTTCTGCGTTTATTTAATTTACGTAAGCTTAAATGTTGAGTATGGCTATTAGAATGTTAATAGCATATAATTgtcaatctattttttttttttcgatgtgATTGTGGTAacactgattagtttgtgtttttcttcttcactttatATGGGAAATGAGCTGAATTTTGTACCAGTTGTATGTGTGTGCGCTTACTATATTGGTTGTTTTTACGCCTTGGTTTCGCAAGTTATAGTTGCTGATTGCGGGCCCCACTGTTAGTTATTGTCTGGCGCCAGTGATTTGTAATATTCAGTTTCTGTGAAAAAACTGGTCCCATGGGTGGAGtttacatgaatattcattacTTCCCTTGTTGTGGGCGTGTCCTTAACAAGACGCACAAACGAATGGAACTGAAAATATCAGTGCACGCTAATCAAATCGCTACTTGTTTAATTGATTATTTTGAATGGGTAATGATGTGTCAGTTTCAAGCATTGAAGCACTTCACCAGTGTCAAAACAATGCAGTTTGTGTAATTATGATCAATCGTCTGTAAGTTATTTTGCTTGATTGATTCCAGGCACACAGCAAAACAATAAGCGAATAACCTATGCTAACCTTGGGTGAtatagttaattatttttttatgcgtttagctttttatacatttaatttgtggGGCATTAAATTCAGTTTGAATAGTTTGATTACCCTATAGTTAGGCTACTGATGACTATAACTGCAGTGTGCTCACAGCAATGCTTGAAACAAATATAACctatatgtttaataaatatagGCCTAGCTATAAGCTAACTATGTGTCATTTATAAACTCTTGTTTAGTTTGTATGTAGCCAGTGTTTCTGTCACCTAAATAagctacatacatacatactgagAAACATTCTTCTTgcagttaaaatgttaatattgtaatCAATCTaatgaatgtaatatatatttgatctacaatataatatttttgagtataattttaaacagtaaaaataaaacactttaaagatAACATGTTATTTGTTAACCTGCATGTCATGTTACTATTAATACACATCAGAGAACTGTCAATATTAAAGAGTGTTgttaaaattaatgaaatattaactttaatcTCAGAGGATATTAATTTCAGTAAGCGACAGGAGAAGTTTGGCTAAAGTTGGCTGAgtttggctaaaaaaaaaacatttgggttTCATTGTATGTAATAGTTGTAAAATATGAAAACGATTTTGAATAAGATGttcaaatgttaaacattatttacacaatTGATCACTATTATCTATTCTTAAATAGAATGTTGTTTTTCATTGCCTATGGTCAAAGAAGAAACACAATGTAAGCTTACATATGATATGcattattatagtgtttattattagtagttcTTTCTCGGATTCTCTAAACCGTTTAGCTCTGTATTTGACTGTTAACTAAATGCAATGAAGAAAAATGTGtccataaatttaaattaatattcaaagttaattttcatttcaagtaAATCATAAAAACATGATCTAAATGTGAAACTAAAGGACATTTGCTACAGTTGTTACACAAAATGATGATAATCTGTGTTTCCAATACTGGACATGCTAGTGTGAGCCAGGCTCAGTCACATTTCTACAGTATACTCCAGGGCTTTCTCTGTGTTTTGGTTATCGAATACCAAATCAGGATGAAGAGGATCAACGCTGCTGATCATTTCATATAGCGATCAGCTAACATCAACATTAGACATTTAACGCCACTCAGCTGTAAAATCTCTTTCAGAGAGCaataagtgtttgaaataacttctgtttgcgataCGATGTGGATTATCATCACTGAATAAGGCagaattatgttatttatatatgatgCAAAAGGCTATGGACACTATTACCAAATCGAACAGCCCATttattttgtcac comes from Carassius auratus strain Wakin unplaced genomic scaffold, ASM336829v1 scaf_tig00216865, whole genome shotgun sequence and encodes:
- the LOC113099116 gene encoding zinc finger protein 239-like, encoding MYSEDQEENKSVKTEFIEDYSEIKGDPESCRVKHEDTEEPIGLKEESEESKELNEAEEKHQVETEDESLSCSQQTRGKKSFSCSQCGKSFLSKKGVTYHMKTHTGEKPYTCDKCGKSFIQAEALKLHQKTHSGEKDHVCFDCGKAFATLAVLKLHQRIHTGEKPYKCSHCEKRFKQSGHLKVHESIHTGEKPYACDQCGRSFTQAYGLKVHQQSHSEKRGYKCDQCGKIFARASYLKKHLKIHSEEKPHLCTLCGKSFIWLDDLKVHQKRHSGVKIHACLKCEKTFSSDHQLKQHQIIHTGEKP